A stretch of Lentibacillus sp. JNUCC-1 DNA encodes these proteins:
- a CDS encoding FAD-dependent oxidoreductase: MSQTIVIVGAIAGGATTAAQLRRMDDVSHIILLDQNEEIAVSTCGLPYYIGDVVESRDDLYMNGKDFAEHFNVDVRTGTKVTGIDRSKHEVSVTSQDEKDTIHYDKLILSPGATASVPPLDGINMERTFTLHDLEDMDKMDAFIRGKDPQNVVIVGASFVGLEMAENLVARGLKCTMVDRSSSVFKLLDPDMGALIQDHLEEKGVDVLLEEGLESFSNDGKTVHLSSGKQLEADMTILAVGIKQNTALAEAADLEIGSTGGIKTNQHMQTNDDNIYAIGDSVEIPDAKTGTPRHVALAGPAHRQAFIVASHIAGEGYPYGGTIGTGILKAFDLDAGATGLNSAALDDLGRDYSSATLEAASHASYFPGAEPLTLKMLFDTENGEIYGGQVVGKDGVDKRLAVFATAVKAGMSVTDLTELEIGYAPPYSGPKDPINIIAYKAQAKLVR, from the coding sequence ATGTCACAAACCATTGTTATTGTAGGCGCAATTGCCGGTGGTGCTACTACCGCAGCTCAACTCAGACGTATGGATGACGTCTCACATATTATTTTACTTGATCAAAATGAAGAGATCGCTGTATCGACATGTGGATTGCCATATTACATAGGTGACGTTGTCGAGAGCCGTGATGATTTATATATGAACGGAAAGGATTTTGCAGAACATTTCAATGTCGATGTCAGGACCGGCACAAAGGTTACTGGGATCGACCGTTCTAAGCATGAAGTCTCTGTTACGTCTCAAGATGAAAAAGACACCATTCATTACGACAAACTGATTCTTTCCCCTGGGGCAACCGCGAGCGTGCCCCCTCTTGACGGAATCAATATGGAAAGAACATTCACCCTGCATGACCTCGAAGACATGGACAAAATGGATGCGTTTATCCGGGGAAAAGATCCGCAAAACGTGGTAATTGTCGGTGCAAGCTTTGTCGGGCTGGAAATGGCTGAGAATCTCGTGGCCCGCGGACTCAAGTGTACCATGGTCGATCGGTCTTCCTCTGTGTTTAAACTTCTTGACCCAGACATGGGAGCACTCATTCAAGACCATTTGGAGGAAAAAGGGGTGGATGTGCTCTTGGAAGAAGGGCTTGAATCCTTCTCCAATGACGGAAAAACAGTACACTTATCCAGCGGCAAGCAGCTTGAAGCTGATATGACAATACTTGCTGTCGGCATCAAGCAAAACACGGCATTGGCTGAAGCAGCTGATCTTGAAATCGGATCAACCGGCGGCATAAAAACCAATCAGCATATGCAAACAAATGATGATAACATTTATGCCATCGGTGATTCTGTGGAAATTCCCGATGCTAAAACCGGCACGCCTCGACATGTCGCTCTTGCCGGCCCTGCCCACCGTCAGGCATTTATTGTTGCCAGCCATATTGCAGGCGAAGGGTATCCATACGGCGGCACAATTGGTACAGGCATTCTTAAAGCGTTCGATCTTGATGCCGGTGCGACAGGGCTGAACAGTGCCGCACTCGACGACCTTGGCCGAGATTATTCAAGTGCAACACTGGAAGCCGCCTCACACGCCAGCTATTTCCCAGGTGCCGAGCCACTCACGCTAAAAATGTTATTTGATACTGAAAACGGGGAAATTTACGGCGGGCAAGTTGTCGGAAAAGATGGCGTTGATAAACGACTCGCCGTATTTGCCACAGCCGTTAAAGCAGGCATGAGCGTCACAGACTTAACCGAACTCGAAATCGGCTATGCCCCACCCTACTCAGGACCAAAAGACCCAATCAACATTATTGCCTACAAAGCCCAAGCCAAGCTTGTGAGATAA
- the kynB gene encoding arylformamidase: MTRWIDISQPLTNDMAHWPGDTPFEYGLTYSKEDTGSVNIGQITTSLHIGTHVDAPFHFDDKGTTINALDINTYIGKALIVDVSVFDPVTPEALKNVDFSEVERVLLRTSLPNDPKVFPEDMPILDPSLAGFLHEKGVKLLGVDIPSVDPPESKSLAMHHALHEHSILILENLMLDHVDPGLYELIALPLAIQDADGSPVRAVIKPVRSEGHANE; the protein is encoded by the coding sequence ATGACAAGATGGATCGATATTTCTCAGCCGCTCACCAACGACATGGCCCATTGGCCGGGTGATACGCCTTTTGAATATGGACTCACCTATTCTAAAGAAGACACCGGATCCGTAAACATTGGTCAGATCACGACAAGTTTGCATATCGGGACACATGTGGATGCACCATTTCACTTTGACGACAAGGGTACAACGATTAACGCGCTCGACATCAACACCTATATCGGGAAGGCTCTTATCGTTGACGTCAGTGTGTTTGATCCCGTCACACCAGAGGCTCTGAAAAACGTTGACTTTTCTGAGGTTGAACGTGTACTGTTGCGGACTTCTCTACCGAATGACCCAAAAGTTTTCCCAGAAGATATGCCCATTCTTGACCCGTCACTCGCTGGATTCTTACATGAAAAAGGGGTGAAACTGCTCGGTGTCGATATCCCCTCCGTTGATCCACCGGAAAGCAAGAGCCTGGCGATGCATCATGCGCTTCATGAGCACAGCATACTTATCCTGGAAAACTTAATGCTCGACCATGTTGATCCTGGTTTGTATGAGCTGATCGCCCTGCCCCTCGCCATCCAAGATGCCGACGGAAGCCCAGTGCGCGCTGTCATTAAACCCGTCAGATCGGAGGGACACGCAAATGAATGA
- a CDS encoding cytochrome c biogenesis CcdA family protein translates to MTGAADLSIWLALGAGMLSFLSPCTLPIFPAYLSYITGVSVKELQGSKDVKIRSKLLVHSVFFLIGVSLVFIGLGVGVSFLGSWIQGLMTGASGVLLQRVAGIFIIVMGLFVGGWLNIGAFMKEKRMKVTKKPVGYLGTIFVGVGFAAGWTPCIGPIFASILFLAASNPGQGTLYTIMYVIGFALPFLILTFFIGSSRWIVRYSGIIMKVGGVVMIIMGVLLFTGQLTRISEVLLDLVEDTWLGNLG, encoded by the coding sequence ATGACAGGAGCAGCGGATTTATCTATATGGTTAGCGCTTGGTGCAGGGATGTTATCTTTTCTGTCACCATGTACACTGCCGATTTTTCCGGCTTATTTATCTTATATTACCGGGGTGAGTGTTAAAGAGCTGCAGGGGAGTAAGGACGTTAAGATTCGCAGTAAGCTGCTTGTGCATTCGGTCTTTTTCCTGATTGGTGTCTCTTTGGTGTTTATCGGACTTGGTGTTGGTGTGTCCTTTCTTGGCTCGTGGATTCAAGGGTTGATGACTGGTGCATCAGGTGTGTTATTGCAGCGGGTTGCCGGGATCTTTATTATTGTCATGGGTCTTTTTGTGGGCGGCTGGCTGAATATCGGCGCATTTATGAAAGAGAAACGCATGAAGGTAACGAAAAAGCCTGTTGGCTACTTAGGAACGATTTTTGTCGGCGTCGGATTTGCGGCTGGATGGACGCCTTGTATCGGACCGATCTTCGCCTCTATCCTATTTCTGGCTGCAAGCAATCCGGGACAGGGCACATTGTATACGATTATGTATGTGATCGGGTTCGCTCTGCCATTCTTGATTCTAACCTTTTTCATTGGATCATCACGCTGGATTGTGCGATACAGCGGAATCATCATGAAAGTCGGCGGCGTGGTTATGATCATCATGGGTGTGCTGTTATTTACAGGACAGCTGACACGGATTTCAGAAGTGCTTCTGGACCTTGTTGAAGATACTTGGCTTGGGAATCTGGGCTAA
- a CDS encoding IS1182 family transposase, protein MAHRSPNCPNQIVLFEELLQERVEHKPHAARFFMYLANVLDLRYYASLSMGAPRYSRRELTAVILYAMYHGHYAAQKIQQFAEDSIGAQWILSGMRMPSYKTVERTIDALFEEVDHLFIQIIGICDGLFLVGWKRMYIDGTKIQANASKHKAMSYERLTKKIDNQSINIESLFETMKPYISSLEQVPDDKLNACIHDQAQLVNHILRQQHERELRKKEQQVFNLDLDEAEKTQGLNLEETLKASSMLLNNVPSETFNQVVNVLNDIAITSDRLNTMEQAKTALEQRWKEEKGNKKIPPEKQINFTDADSNIMMTKHQGVQQCYNNFAWVDDKTHIILGTHTGNSASDQLELQPTLLDAQNMCGSLEGMQAGADAGFFSAENIRFMKDKGIDFYVSYPELKSPFGKDKFDYDPASDTYTCPEGSTLGRKKIKKSGKIGEYSNLEACQKCPLSAQCTKATDGIRRIERHLEDDSLREDAKAKANSEKGKEILRQRKSVPEPVWGNIQTQDGWKQMHMRGKKNASREFKLHCVMHNIRKIVKLYLNSLSYQQVVQEKENSLRYPA, encoded by the coding sequence ATGGCACATCGCAGCCCGAATTGTCCAAATCAGATTGTTCTTTTTGAGGAATTATTACAGGAGAGAGTTGAACACAAGCCACACGCTGCCCGTTTCTTTATGTACTTAGCAAATGTACTGGATCTAAGGTACTATGCATCTCTATCTATGGGAGCTCCACGCTATTCCCGCCGGGAATTGACAGCAGTTATACTTTACGCCATGTATCATGGTCATTATGCGGCGCAGAAAATCCAACAATTTGCTGAAGACAGCATTGGCGCACAATGGATCTTATCCGGCATGCGAATGCCCAGCTATAAAACGGTGGAACGCACAATTGATGCCTTATTCGAAGAAGTTGATCATCTCTTCATTCAGATCATCGGAATTTGTGATGGGTTATTCCTGGTTGGTTGGAAACGTATGTATATTGATGGTACAAAGATTCAAGCTAATGCCTCTAAACACAAGGCGATGAGTTATGAACGTCTAACAAAGAAAATTGATAATCAATCAATTAATATTGAGTCGTTATTTGAAACGATGAAGCCATACATCAGCAGCTTGGAACAGGTACCGGATGATAAGTTAAACGCTTGTATCCATGATCAGGCCCAATTAGTTAACCACATTTTACGACAACAACACGAAAGAGAACTTCGGAAAAAAGAACAGCAAGTGTTCAACCTTGACCTTGATGAGGCTGAGAAAACGCAGGGCTTGAATTTGGAAGAAACGTTAAAAGCGTCTTCTATGCTTCTGAATAACGTTCCATCTGAAACATTTAACCAGGTGGTAAATGTGTTAAACGATATTGCGATCACAAGTGATCGACTCAACACGATGGAGCAGGCAAAAACAGCTCTGGAGCAAAGATGGAAAGAAGAGAAGGGGAACAAAAAAATCCCACCGGAAAAGCAAATCAATTTTACGGACGCAGACTCTAACATTATGATGACAAAACATCAAGGAGTGCAGCAGTGTTACAACAATTTTGCCTGGGTGGATGATAAGACCCATATTATACTTGGTACACACACGGGCAACAGCGCTTCTGATCAACTTGAATTACAGCCAACACTACTTGATGCGCAAAACATGTGCGGCTCATTGGAAGGGATGCAGGCTGGTGCCGATGCCGGATTTTTTTCCGCCGAGAATATTCGTTTCATGAAGGATAAAGGCATCGACTTTTATGTATCCTATCCAGAGCTAAAGAGTCCGTTTGGAAAAGATAAATTTGATTATGACCCGGCATCTGATACATACACATGTCCAGAAGGAAGTACATTGGGGAGAAAAAAAATAAAAAAGTCCGGAAAAATTGGGGAGTACAGTAATTTAGAAGCTTGCCAAAAATGTCCTCTCAGTGCGCAATGTACGAAAGCAACAGACGGTATTCGCAGAATAGAGAGGCATTTGGAAGATGATAGTCTTCGTGAAGATGCGAAGGCAAAGGCCAATAGTGAGAAAGGCAAGGAAATTTTAAGACAAAGAAAAAGCGTACCAGAACCAGTGTGGGGAAATATCCAAACACAAGATGGCTGGAAACAGATGCATATGCGGGGGAAGAAAAATGCCTCCCGTGAGTTCAAATTACACTGTGTGATGCACAACATTCGAAAAATAGTCAAGCTCTACTTGAATAGTTTGTCATATCAGCAGGTGGTCCAAGAGAAAGAAAACAGCCTACGGTATCCCGCCTGA
- a CDS encoding sensor histidine kinase — protein MRLINRFLPHSLIGRLTFMNVGVIAVVIIASSWGVYNTACFLAEGLGGLDEQRQLMFNRTLANYLITFIITSLIAGGVLHFYLTKKLIKPVRELLESTKQLRGGQYPEPLPVNTRDELGLFVEQYNALIAQLKTTEAQRVKLVQDLSHEFRTPLSNLNGYLNALSKGDIEGDPELFASLHEEAKRLTSMVEQLDRLKEWDQAALSLSSKREQTNMKDLIHQCAVIFDWTLKQQGLNMEISASEQVLSVHQEGIQQVLSNLLDNAIRYYDGSGPIKVEGQWLHNAYQIRVAGPSAPLSEEQQEHIFERFYRLDPSRSRDTGGSGLGLSIAQEIVTQHGGTIKATHDTGTTTVTFTLPDSKTTPEI, from the coding sequence ATGCGACTGATTAACCGATTCCTGCCCCACAGTCTGATTGGGCGGCTGACATTCATGAACGTTGGCGTGATTGCGGTGGTGATCATCGCGAGCAGCTGGGGTGTTTATAATACGGCTTGTTTTTTGGCAGAAGGGCTTGGAGGCTTGGATGAGCAGCGGCAGCTTATGTTCAACCGGACACTGGCGAATTATTTAATTACCTTTATCATCACGTCACTGATCGCTGGCGGTGTGCTCCATTTTTATTTAACGAAAAAGCTGATTAAGCCGGTCCGCGAATTGCTGGAATCAACGAAGCAGCTCCGGGGCGGCCAATATCCTGAGCCACTGCCGGTAAATACGCGTGATGAGCTTGGCTTATTTGTCGAACAGTATAACGCACTGATTGCCCAGTTGAAAACAACCGAGGCACAACGAGTGAAACTGGTGCAGGATTTGTCCCACGAGTTTCGCACACCGCTTTCCAATTTAAATGGTTATTTAAATGCCCTCTCGAAAGGCGATATTGAGGGAGATCCGGAGTTATTTGCTTCCCTTCACGAAGAGGCAAAGCGGTTGACGTCCATGGTCGAGCAGTTGGACCGTTTAAAGGAATGGGACCAAGCTGCCCTGAGTCTCTCGTCAAAACGTGAACAGACCAACATGAAAGACTTGATCCATCAATGTGCAGTCATATTCGATTGGACCTTGAAGCAACAGGGATTGAACATGGAAATTTCCGCTTCTGAACAAGTGTTGTCCGTTCATCAAGAGGGAATTCAACAAGTTCTCAGCAACCTATTGGACAATGCCATTCGTTATTACGACGGAAGCGGCCCGATCAAAGTAGAAGGACAATGGCTGCACAATGCGTACCAGATTAGGGTGGCGGGTCCAAGTGCCCCCCTATCAGAAGAACAGCAAGAACATATATTTGAACGGTTTTACCGGTTAGACCCTTCACGCAGTCGTGACACTGGCGGGAGCGGCCTAGGCCTGTCCATTGCGCAGGAAATCGTGACACAGCACGGCGGCACGATTAAAGCAACTCACGACACAGGAACGACCACGGTGACGTTCACATTGCCAGACAGTAAAACAACACCTGAAATATAA
- the kynA gene encoding tryptophan 2,3-dioxygenase, which produces MNDNKTFKSEQDIHTDFTDKMTYGDYLGLEQLLSSQKPLSNHHDEMLFIIIHQVSELWMKLIIHEIQGAISAIQKGDLQASFKMLARVSKTQTQIIHAWDVLATLTPSEYMEFRDDLGNASGFQSYQYRMVEFVLGYKTPFILKIYEKRPELHAKLQEAYNKPGLYDAAIEALAKAGFDIDEAVLERDMSQTYRGNESVQEAWKAVYKDVQTHWELYELAEKLVDIEDAFQQWRFRHMKTVERIIGHKKGTGGSSGVGYLKKVLDHTFFPELWAIRTEL; this is translated from the coding sequence ATGAATGACAATAAAACCTTTAAATCAGAACAAGACATTCATACCGATTTCACCGACAAAATGACTTATGGTGATTACCTCGGACTTGAGCAATTGCTATCCAGCCAAAAGCCGTTATCCAATCACCATGATGAGATGCTATTCATCATCATCCACCAAGTGAGCGAGCTGTGGATGAAGTTGATCATTCACGAAATTCAAGGGGCCATTTCAGCCATTCAAAAAGGTGATCTCCAAGCATCGTTCAAAATGCTTGCCCGCGTGTCCAAAACCCAGACCCAAATTATCCACGCGTGGGACGTGCTGGCCACCTTGACCCCAAGCGAATACATGGAATTCCGCGACGACCTTGGCAATGCATCAGGGTTTCAATCGTACCAGTACCGGATGGTAGAATTTGTACTCGGTTATAAAACCCCGTTCATTCTCAAGATCTATGAAAAACGGCCTGAACTGCATGCCAAACTTCAAGAAGCTTACAATAAGCCGGGATTATATGACGCTGCGATCGAAGCTCTGGCCAAAGCCGGGTTTGACATCGACGAAGCCGTGCTTGAACGTGATATGTCCCAAACCTACCGTGGGAACGAGAGTGTTCAGGAAGCATGGAAAGCCGTCTACAAAGACGTGCAGACACATTGGGAGCTGTATGAACTCGCAGAAAAACTTGTCGATATTGAGGATGCTTTCCAGCAGTGGCGTTTCCGGCATATGAAGACCGTTGAGCGGATTATCGGGCATAAGAAAGGAACGGGCGGCTCTTCCGGTGTCGGCTATTTGAAAAAAGTCCTCGACCACACTTTCTTCCCAGAACTGTGGGCGATTCGGACTGAATTGTGA
- a CDS encoding TlpA family protein disulfide reductase, which translates to MNFWASWCGPCRSEMPDMEKLHNEKDVQILAVNLTQTENNRENVENFVDEYGLTFKILMDEETTVANKYQIQPIPTTFLIDSNGLIHRKAMGALNYEMMVQELDKMD; encoded by the coding sequence CTGAATTTCTGGGCTTCCTGGTGCGGCCCGTGCCGCTCGGAAATGCCGGATATGGAGAAGCTTCATAACGAAAAAGACGTCCAAATTCTGGCGGTGAATTTAACCCAAACCGAGAATAACCGTGAAAATGTCGAGAACTTCGTGGATGAATACGGATTGACTTTTAAAATTTTAATGGATGAAGAGACAACGGTTGCGAATAAATATCAAATCCAGCCGATCCCGACAACGTTCCTGATTGATTCTAATGGTTTGATTCACCGAAAAGCGATGGGTGCCTTAAATTATGAAATGATGGTTCAGGAATTGGATAAAATGGATTGA
- a CDS encoding response regulator transcription factor, with amino-acid sequence MKQTIMVVEDDRMIRHLIKLYLEKHDYRVVEAADGEAAKTVFLDHRPCLVILDLMLPKVSGEAFCRWMKDVAEDDVAIIMLSAKVQTEDKIAGLKMGADGYMTKPFEPEELIAQVEAVLRRTGQFCQKVVHDGLCLMPRKGRVLLYDQELDLTKHEFTLLYHFMQQPNVVFSREALMDELYPHEETAVLDRTIDAHIKKLRSKIEKEPSQPKRIVTVRGMGYKYATD; translated from the coding sequence ATGAAACAAACGATTATGGTTGTTGAAGATGATCGTATGATCCGGCATCTTATCAAGCTTTATCTGGAAAAACATGACTACCGTGTTGTGGAAGCGGCTGATGGCGAGGCAGCCAAAACCGTCTTCCTCGATCACCGTCCATGTCTTGTGATTTTGGACTTAATGCTTCCCAAAGTAAGTGGGGAAGCATTTTGTCGTTGGATGAAAGACGTCGCTGAAGATGATGTGGCCATTATCATGCTGTCTGCCAAAGTTCAGACCGAGGATAAAATAGCCGGACTGAAAATGGGGGCTGACGGGTATATGACAAAACCGTTTGAACCGGAAGAACTGATCGCCCAGGTTGAAGCTGTTTTAAGGCGGACAGGTCAATTCTGCCAAAAGGTTGTCCATGACGGGTTATGTCTGATGCCGCGGAAGGGACGGGTGCTGCTTTATGATCAAGAGCTGGATTTGACCAAACATGAATTTACGCTTTTGTATCATTTTATGCAGCAGCCGAATGTTGTCTTTTCCAGGGAAGCACTGATGGATGAACTGTATCCCCACGAAGAAACGGCTGTTTTGGACCGGACGATTGATGCCCATATCAAAAAGCTGCGCAGCAAAATTGAGAAAGAGCCATCACAGCCGAAACGGATTGTGACCGTTAGAGGGATGGGGTATAAATATGCGACTGATTAA
- a CDS encoding C45 family autoproteolytic acyltransferase/hydolase: MKQIYSDVIQFRGSHYDFGYKQGELLRNSRLMTNREKQWRTRRPRFEIKPDETKAAFEQFAPQIWDELIGLRDALELPLHDVLQEFSGYRTEITKSGCSVVTGTDYMVRNYDYHPKTYEGRFVMYAPNDGGYAVIGPSQRITGRMDGMNEKGLVMAYNFVHRRQPGDGFICSAIGRLVLERCATVDEAVDMLQEIPHRHSFSYTVFDRSGQAYVVEATPRDTSVRTAYACTNHFEELRHENRHHLDDSFKRMKAIEQQSDGGLEAYEAFRLMNDRNRGVFSDQYKNWSGTIHTSVYLPSAGKVWFALGGDREPLVFDFKTWLEGKNILTKRITGEVDTDLPFGHMDRNAR; this comes from the coding sequence ATGAAACAGATCTACAGTGATGTGATTCAGTTTAGAGGCAGCCACTATGATTTCGGTTATAAACAAGGCGAGTTGCTCAGAAATTCACGGCTCATGACCAATCGTGAGAAACAATGGCGTACGAGACGCCCCAGATTCGAGATCAAGCCTGATGAAACGAAGGCAGCCTTTGAACAATTTGCCCCACAAATATGGGACGAGCTGATCGGACTTAGGGATGCTTTAGAGCTCCCGTTACATGATGTACTGCAGGAATTCAGCGGGTACCGCACGGAAATTACCAAAAGCGGCTGTTCTGTCGTAACCGGCACTGATTATATGGTGCGTAATTATGATTACCATCCGAAGACCTATGAAGGGCGTTTCGTCATGTATGCACCGAATGATGGCGGTTATGCGGTGATTGGCCCCTCACAGCGCATTACGGGCCGAATGGATGGCATGAATGAAAAAGGGCTTGTCATGGCGTATAATTTTGTCCATCGCAGACAGCCCGGGGACGGTTTTATTTGCAGTGCGATCGGGCGGCTGGTTCTGGAAAGGTGTGCGACAGTTGATGAAGCTGTTGACATGCTTCAAGAAATCCCCCATAGGCATTCGTTCAGTTACACCGTCTTCGATAGAAGTGGCCAGGCGTATGTTGTGGAAGCGACCCCTAGAGACACGAGCGTCCGAACAGCTTATGCCTGTACCAATCACTTTGAAGAGCTGAGACATGAAAACCGCCACCATTTGGATGATTCATTTAAACGGATGAAGGCGATTGAGCAACAAAGTGATGGTGGGCTGGAAGCTTATGAGGCGTTCAGGCTGATGAATGACAGGAATAGAGGTGTGTTTTCCGATCAATATAAGAATTGGTCCGGAACCATCCATACGTCTGTTTATTTGCCTAGTGCAGGGAAGGTGTGGTTTGCGCTTGGCGGTGATCGAGAGCCGCTTGTTTTTGATTTCAAAACATGGCTTGAAGGCAAAAATATACTGACAAAGCGTATCACCGGGGAGGTTGACACCGATCTGCCATTTGGTCATATGGACCGGAACGCCAGATAA
- a CDS encoding DMT family transporter codes for MNKFLTKKWSVITIAIFCAVLWGSAFPVLKIGYVEMEMAQDDTIAKVVFAGIRFLMAGLILLIALFFMSRRHLKVTGKQWPILILFGIIQTAVQYYFFYNGLANTSGIQGAILVSSGTFFTVLLAHFFYRNDRLNWQKGVGLIAGFAGIIAANWGQNWSFGFDWNGEGYMIMAALTGAIGTIMAKEMAVGIHPFALTGWQLTIGSVLMLAIGLPQMAPGAIVFTPFGWGLIIYSALLSAVAFALWYSLLKYNKAGEISIYKFMTPVSGALLSTWFIEGEVLNLMVIAALALVAVGIIVINYKPAGH; via the coding sequence GTGAACAAATTTTTGACCAAAAAGTGGAGCGTCATCACGATTGCGATCTTTTGTGCCGTGCTCTGGGGCAGTGCATTTCCGGTTTTGAAAATCGGTTATGTGGAAATGGAAATGGCTCAAGATGATACCATTGCAAAAGTCGTGTTTGCCGGTATCCGCTTTCTGATGGCAGGACTTATTTTATTGATTGCATTATTTTTCATGAGCCGGCGTCATTTGAAAGTCACTGGCAAACAGTGGCCTATTCTGATTTTATTCGGGATTATCCAGACAGCCGTTCAATATTATTTCTTTTATAATGGACTCGCCAATACATCTGGGATTCAGGGTGCGATTCTTGTGTCGAGTGGTACATTTTTCACCGTCCTGCTGGCTCATTTCTTCTATCGTAACGATCGTTTGAACTGGCAAAAGGGTGTTGGCCTAATCGCCGGATTTGCTGGAATCATTGCGGCGAATTGGGGACAGAACTGGTCGTTTGGTTTTGATTGGAACGGGGAAGGTTATATGATTATGGCTGCCTTAACTGGAGCGATTGGTACCATTATGGCCAAGGAGATGGCAGTTGGGATTCATCCCTTTGCGTTAACAGGATGGCAACTGACAATTGGATCTGTACTGATGCTGGCCATCGGTTTGCCGCAAATGGCACCTGGCGCAATTGTATTTACACCTTTTGGCTGGGGACTGATTATTTATTCAGCACTGCTTTCGGCGGTGGCCTTCGCATTGTGGTATTCACTTCTTAAGTACAATAAAGCAGGGGAAATCAGCATTTATAAATTTATGACGCCTGTTTCGGGGGCGTTGTTATCGACTTGGTTTATTGAAGGAGAAGTCCTGAATCTCATGGTCATTGCAGCGCTTGCACTCGTTGCTGTCGGGATTATTGTCATCAATTATAAGCCGGCTGGACATTAA
- the kynU gene encoding kynureninase: MDRLCAQELDRADVLGRFRKEFYIPEDAIYFDGNSLGLLSKRAEATLYDMVESWKKFAIDGWTNEAQPWFHLSEKLGNMTAPLIGAHPEEVITTGSTTTNLHQLAATFFKPEGQKNKILADELNFPSDIYALKSQLQIKGLDPETHLVQVKSRDGHTLTTDDIIAKMNEDVALIVLPAVLYRSGQILDMKALTKAAHERGILIGFDLCHSIGAIEHHLSAWDVDFAFWCTYKHLNGGPGSVGGLYVNQKHFDQQPGLAGWFGSDKAKQFDMSHTFTPAETAGAFQIGTPHLFSAAPLVGALELFQEAGMTHIRTKSLQLTAFLMNLVEQELSEYDFTIVNPRDDHERGGHVFLEHKEAARICKALKADGVIPDYREPNGIRLAPVALYNTFEDVYDAVGILKTIMQEKRYLEFENKRGVIA, from the coding sequence ATGGATCGTTTGTGTGCTCAGGAGTTGGATCGGGCGGATGTGCTTGGTCGGTTTCGAAAGGAATTTTACATACCGGAAGATGCGATTTACTTTGATGGAAATTCGCTTGGGCTGTTGTCAAAACGAGCAGAGGCGACGCTTTATGACATGGTGGAGAGCTGGAAAAAGTTTGCTATAGACGGCTGGACAAACGAAGCGCAACCATGGTTTCACCTATCTGAAAAGCTCGGAAACATGACAGCACCGCTCATCGGTGCGCACCCCGAAGAAGTCATAACCACCGGATCGACGACAACCAATCTGCATCAGCTCGCAGCCACCTTTTTCAAACCCGAGGGACAGAAAAACAAAATTCTGGCGGATGAACTGAATTTCCCCTCAGACATTTATGCACTCAAAAGTCAGCTGCAGATTAAAGGACTCGATCCTGAAACCCACCTTGTTCAGGTGAAAAGCCGCGATGGTCATACACTCACCACTGACGACATTATTGCCAAGATGAATGAAGATGTTGCATTGATCGTATTACCCGCTGTGCTTTATCGAAGTGGACAAATTCTCGATATGAAAGCTTTAACCAAAGCTGCGCATGAGCGCGGGATTTTAATCGGCTTTGATTTATGCCATTCAATTGGTGCGATCGAGCATCACTTATCAGCTTGGGATGTAGACTTCGCTTTCTGGTGTACGTACAAGCATTTGAACGGCGGTCCCGGCAGTGTAGGCGGATTATATGTGAACCAGAAGCATTTTGACCAGCAGCCTGGGCTTGCAGGTTGGTTCGGTTCCGATAAAGCTAAGCAATTCGATATGTCCCATACGTTCACACCGGCTGAAACTGCAGGCGCTTTTCAAATTGGCACCCCCCACCTTTTCAGTGCAGCACCGCTTGTGGGCGCATTGGAATTGTTCCAGGAAGCCGGGATGACCCATATTCGCACCAAATCACTACAACTCACAGCGTTTTTAATGAACTTGGTTGAACAAGAGCTATCTGAATACGACTTCACGATTGTCAACCCACGGGACGATCACGAACGCGGCGGCCATGTATTTCTGGAGCACAAAGAAGCTGCACGGATCTGTAAAGCTCTCAAGGCAGACGGAGTCATACCAGATTACAGAGAACCAAACGGCATCAGATTGGCACCAGTCGCTTTATACAACACATTTGAGGACGTGTATGACGCTGTTGGTATTTTAAAAACAATCATGCAGGAAAAACGCTATCTTGAATTCGAAAATAAACGAGGAGTGATTGCATAA